The Sediminicola sp. YIK13 genomic sequence CGACAATGGTGTTTCATGCCGCGGCCTATAAACACGTACCATTAATGGAATATAATTCTTATGAGGCCATTAAAATAAATGTTGCAGGCACGAAGAATATTGTGGATCTATCTATGAACCACAATGTGGATAAATTTGTTTTTGTATCAACTGATAAGGCAGTTAACCCGACCAATGTAATGGGAGCTACCAAGCGTATTGCCGAAATGTACATCAGTTGCATGCAACAGGAAAATAAGACCAAATTTATTACAACCAGATTTGGAAATGTTCTTGGCTCTAATGGCTCGGTCATTCCGTTGTTCAAAAAGCAGATCGAAAAGGGTGGACCATTAACGGTGACCCATAAGGATGTGACACGGTTTTTTATGACCATTCCGGAAGCTTCTCAATTGGTATTAGAGGCTGCTGCCATGGGTAGTGGTGGAGAGATTTTCATTTTTGATATGGGAGATTCGGTAAAAATATTTGATCTGGCAAAGAATATGATTAAGTTGTCCGGTTTAAAATACCCTGAAGACATCGATATCAAAATAACAGGATTGAGACCGGGTGAAAAGTTATATGAAGAATTATTGGCCAATGGTGAAAACACCCTCCCAACCTATCACAAAAAAATTATGATAGGTAAAGTAAGGGAGCTGGATTATACCAAAATTAGATCTAAAATTGAAGAGTTATGTGTCACCAATATGTTCTTTAATGCCAATACTGTGCCGCTGATGAAGGAAATTGTTCCTGAATTTGTGTCCAACAATTCTGAACTTTGTAAGTTGGACCAAAAAAAAGATGCTAAAAAAGGAGATGAAGGAACCAAGAAAATTTTGCAGTCCTAATTTTTCAATATATTTTTATTGCTTAATCACCACTATATCCATGAAAAACCATTCTAGATTTTCAATTATTTTATTAGTACTTCTTGTTTTTATAATTTCATCGTGTGCCTCCAAAAAGGAAGTGGTGTATTTCCAAAATGCCAGTGGTTTTGAAACTTTGGTCAACAAAAACGACTTTAGTCCAAAATTTAAAGTGGATGATTTGGTTAGTATTTATATATCAACATTGGATAATGAGGCCAGTGTTCCGTTTAATTTGTTTAGAGGAGCCTCGGAAGGTGGAATTAGGGCAGAGCAGGTTGATTATTTAGTGGATCAAAATGGGGAGATTGATTTTCCAGTAATCGGGAAACTAAAAATTGCTGGACTCTCCCCAGAGGAGGTGAGGGTTTTTTTAAGAAGTAAATTGTCTGATTATCTGAAAGATCCTATCATAAATATTCGTCTACGAAATTTCACAGTAACAATACTTGGGGAGGTAAATAGACCAGGTACTTATTCTGTTAATGGGGAGCGAATTACCATTTTAGAAGCATTGGGGTTGGCTTCTGATTTAACTATTAAAGGTATGCGAAAAAATGTGATGGTCATCCGTGATTTTGATGGCACAAAGGTATACACTAGAATAGACCTGACAAAAAAAGAGGCCATGAGCTCCCCAGTGTATTATTTGACACAAAATGATGTAGTCTACGTAGAACCCAACCGATCTGCAGTTACTGCATCTTCCTTGGATAATAGGGCCTCTATAGCAATCTCTATTGCTTCTGTATTGATAACTTCTACAGTTTTTTTACTTACAAGAAATTAAGTTAATAAAAATTTCTATTTCAAATTAAATTATAATATGTCATTAAAATCTAGGGAATTTTTAAATTCATCAAATGATTTAAAAGATTATTTCATCACATATACCAAACATTGGAAGTGGTTTGTATTGTCAGTATCTTTTGCAATTGTATTAGCATTTATTTTTATTAGGTATTCCACACCGGAATATGCGGTTGAAGGTAAAATTAGGATATTGGATAGTAAAAGTGCTTCACCGGAATTAGCAGTTTTTGATGATTTAGGCTTGCTTTCTGGTCCAAAAGACGAAATATTTGATGAAATTGAAATACTCAATTCCCGATCTAATTTTATCGAGGTCGTAAAAACATTAAAACTTAATGTTTCTTATATAAATTTAGGAAACGTAAAGGATTCCGAAATTTATAAAGAAAAGCCGATCAATGTTAATTTTATCGCTGCAGATACTATAGTTAATCAATCAACTTTTGAATTTTTCTTGGATATTGATTCAGATATTTCATTTGGATATGCAGCTAAGGAAATTGATCCAGTGAAAGTTTATACATTTGGAAAAAAAATTTCTACGGAAATTGGAGACTTGTTGATAACTCCAAACTTGGCTTATATCAATAAATATAAAGGTCAAAGAATAAAAATTAAAATTTTACCAGTATTTGTTGTTGCGGAAGAATATCAACAAAAAATTATAATTACACCGTCTACAGATAAATCTAATATAATTAATATTTCGTTAAATGACGCTATATCGAAAAAGGCTCTGGATATTATTAATACATTAATTAGAATTTACAATAAGAATGCGATAGAAGATAAAAAAATAATTGCAGACAAAACATCTGAATTTATTAATGATAGAATTGCTGAAATATCTTTGGATCTAACTGGTGTTGATCAGTCCGCAGAAGATTTTAAAACTGGAAAGGGGATTGCGGATATTGGTGCACAAACTAATGTAAATTTAACAGTTGGTGCTGCTAATAGGCAAGAGCTACAAAATGCTACGGTACAATTGAATATTGCGGCTTCAATGAAAGATTTTGTGGATGGTCAAGAAGGTTTTGAACCATTACCATCAAATGTTGGACTTTCTGATGGTTCAATTGCCGCTACTACTTCTAAATACAATGAACTGGTTAATGAAAGGAATCGTCTATTAAAAAGTTCAAATGATAAAAACCCTGTTATTGTTAATTTAGATCAACAATTGACTAGTTTAAAACAAACTATGAAATCTAGTTTAAATAGCATGACAAACAATTTAAGCTTACAGGTAAACAGTTTAAGTAGTCAACAGGCGAGGATAAATTCCAGTATTTATACTGCTCCCCAAAATGAAAGGGCTTTAAGAGATATTACCAGGCAGCAGCAAACAACCGAACAACTTTATTTATACTTACTTCAGAAACGGGAAGAATCTAATATATCATTAGCAGCTTCTGCACCAAAATCACAAATAATAGATAAGGCCTATCAAGTTGGAAGATTTCCAGTATCTCCTAAAAAACCTCTAATTTATTTAGTTTCGTTTATATTTAGTTTGTTGTTACCTATTGGTATTATTTATGCTAATAATTTATTAGACACTAAAATCCATAATAAATCAGGATTGGAAAAATTAGTATTGGATATACCTGTAATTGGAGAACTACCAAGGTTGAACAAAAAACATCAAAAAATTGTAAATGTTCAGGATAGGTCTGTTTTAACGGAGTCATTAAGAATAGTTAGAACAAATTTAGATTATATACTAAACTCTTCTAAGGATGGAGTGAGAAATAATATAATTTATGTGACATCAAGTGTTTCAGGAGAAGGAAAAACATTTTTTGCATCTAACCTTTCCATGATTTTGGCCAATACTAATAAAAAAGTTCTTTTGATAGGGGGTGATATCAGAAATCCTAAATTATATAATTTTTTTATTAGCAAAGATGTTGATAATATGGGTAAAAATAAATCCTCAAGAAATTTAGGACTAACGGAATACTTATTTGATAATAGCTTGAAAACTTCGGACATAATAAATTCAATGTTGGTCCATTCCACTACTTTTGATATTATTTATTCTGGAAAAATTCCACCAAACCCAACAGAACTGCTTATGAGTAGTCGTTTTGAAAAGTTAATTAATGAAGTTAAAGAAATATATGACTATGTTATTGTTGATACGGCTCCTTTAATGGTGGTTTCGGATACACTATTAATTTCCAAGTTCGCCAATCATACTATTTATGTTACAAGAGCAGATCTTACAGAAAACAATGTAATTGAATTTCCTATTAAGTTAAATAATGAAGGAAAATTGAAAGGACTGTCTTTCATTGTCAATGATGTTAATGAATCTAATTTAGGGTATGCAGGTAAGTATGGTTATGGTTATGGGAAGAATGTTAAAAAATGGTGGAAATTTAGTTAAAATCAAACCATTTTTAAATTTACATTTTTTACGTAATCATATTTTTTACTCTACTAATTTGAGGATTTAGTTCTATCATTTTTGTTGGTTCTGATAATTATACAGATATTTTAATATAAGTAGGTTCTTCTTCGAGATTTATTACAGGATATATCTGAGATTACATATTTTGGGTTTTTAAAATTATCCAGAAAGTTTAGCAGTAAAAATCATATGTATAGAATATATTCTCTATTAATTATTTGTGATTTTTAGACTGAATGCCTTTTTACACTTCCACCACTGATGGGATCATTCCGAGTAAATGTATAAATATCTCCAATTACTTATTTAATATCGATTTAACCATTAGTCGATAATTAATTGGGGTTTAACGAGTATTATTTAAGTAGCTTAATTAGGTTTTTGATGTTTAATATATTTATCGTAAAAATATTTCTTCCCCCTTTTAAATTAAGCTTAAATTTTTCATCCAAAAAATATTTTAATGCCAAAAATTAGATAAATGTGGCACATTTACTTTAGAAAAAAACATTATTGTTATCTGTTTTTGATTTGGTTATGTCTTTATGTTGGCCAGTTGAACGCCCAGGTAAATTTCACCCAGGGTTCCCTTGACTTCAATGGGAATGTTGGGATAGACCTTGGCACGTCCATGATGTTCGGTCCCGATGGCCGTCTCTATGTAGTGGAGTACAAGGGTTCCATAAAGATCTTCACGATACAGCGCAACGGTCCCGGCGATTATGTGGTGCTGGATACTGAA encodes the following:
- a CDS encoding polysaccharide biosynthesis/export family protein, with translation MKNHSRFSIILLVLLVFIISSCASKKEVVYFQNASGFETLVNKNDFSPKFKVDDLVSIYISTLDNEASVPFNLFRGASEGGIRAEQVDYLVDQNGEIDFPVIGKLKIAGLSPEEVRVFLRSKLSDYLKDPIINIRLRNFTVTILGEVNRPGTYSVNGERITILEALGLASDLTIKGMRKNVMVIRDFDGTKVYTRIDLTKKEAMSSPVYYLTQNDVVYVEPNRSAVTASSLDNRASIAISIASVLITSTVFLLTRN
- a CDS encoding GumC family protein, whose translation is MSLKSREFLNSSNDLKDYFITYTKHWKWFVLSVSFAIVLAFIFIRYSTPEYAVEGKIRILDSKSASPELAVFDDLGLLSGPKDEIFDEIEILNSRSNFIEVVKTLKLNVSYINLGNVKDSEIYKEKPINVNFIAADTIVNQSTFEFFLDIDSDISFGYAAKEIDPVKVYTFGKKISTEIGDLLITPNLAYINKYKGQRIKIKILPVFVVAEEYQQKIIITPSTDKSNIINISLNDAISKKALDIINTLIRIYNKNAIEDKKIIADKTSEFINDRIAEISLDLTGVDQSAEDFKTGKGIADIGAQTNVNLTVGAANRQELQNATVQLNIAASMKDFVDGQEGFEPLPSNVGLSDGSIAATTSKYNELVNERNRLLKSSNDKNPVIVNLDQQLTSLKQTMKSSLNSMTNNLSLQVNSLSSQQARINSSIYTAPQNERALRDITRQQQTTEQLYLYLLQKREESNISLAASAPKSQIIDKAYQVGRFPVSPKKPLIYLVSFIFSLLLPIGIIYANNLLDTKIHNKSGLEKLVLDIPVIGELPRLNKKHQKIVNVQDRSVLTESLRIVRTNLDYILNSSKDGVRNNIIYVTSSVSGEGKTFFASNLSMILANTNKKVLLIGGDIRNPKLYNFFISKDVDNMGKNKSSRNLGLTEYLFDNSLKTSDIINSMLVHSTTFDIIYSGKIPPNPTELLMSSRFEKLINEVKEIYDYVIVDTAPLMVVSDTLLISKFANHTIYVTRADLTENNVIEFPIKLNNEGKLKGLSFIVNDVNESNLGYAGKYGYGYGKNVKKWWKFS